The following proteins come from a genomic window of Mycobacterium sp. DL:
- the tyrS gene encoding tyrosine--tRNA ligase, protein MLDELEWRGLIAQSTDRDGLVEALADGPLTVYSGFDPTAPSLHAGHLIPLLTLRRFQQAGHRPIVLAGGATGMIGDPRDVGERSLHTADTIAEWAGRIRGQLERFVEFDDSPTGAVVADNLSWTSELSAIEFLRDVGKHFSVNVMLDRDTVRRRLEGEGISYTEFSYMLLQANDFVELHQRYGCSLQIGGSDQWGNIIAGVRLVRQKAGATVHALTTPLVTDSEGKKFGKSTGGGSLWLDPAMTSPYAWYQYFINTADADVVSYLRWFTFLSAEELAELDAATADRPHERAAQRRLARELTDLVHGEAATAAVEHASQALFGRGELAALDEATLSAALREAAVAELAPGGADSITDLLVATGLSASKGAARRTIAEGGVSVNNVKITTDEWVPQPSDFFHGKWLVLRRGKRNIAGVELVG, encoded by the coding sequence ATCCTCGACGAGCTGGAATGGCGCGGCCTCATCGCGCAGTCCACCGACCGGGACGGATTGGTCGAAGCGCTGGCCGACGGCCCGCTGACCGTCTACTCGGGATTCGACCCGACGGCACCGAGTCTGCACGCCGGACATCTGATACCCCTGCTCACATTGCGGCGTTTCCAGCAGGCCGGGCACCGGCCCATCGTTCTCGCCGGTGGGGCGACCGGAATGATCGGGGATCCGCGCGACGTCGGCGAACGCTCCCTGCACACCGCCGACACCATCGCCGAGTGGGCCGGCCGCATCCGAGGTCAACTCGAACGCTTCGTGGAATTCGACGACTCGCCGACCGGAGCCGTGGTCGCCGACAACCTGTCGTGGACGAGTGAACTGTCGGCGATCGAGTTCCTGCGCGACGTCGGAAAGCACTTTTCGGTCAACGTCATGCTCGACCGCGACACCGTGCGGCGCAGGCTCGAAGGAGAGGGGATCTCCTACACCGAGTTCAGCTACATGTTGCTCCAGGCCAACGATTTTGTGGAGCTGCACCAGCGGTACGGGTGCAGCTTGCAGATCGGCGGCTCCGATCAGTGGGGCAACATCATCGCCGGTGTCCGTTTGGTGCGGCAGAAGGCAGGCGCCACCGTGCACGCGCTGACCACGCCGTTGGTCACCGACTCCGAAGGCAAGAAATTCGGAAAGTCCACCGGCGGCGGCAGCCTGTGGCTGGACCCCGCGATGACCAGTCCCTACGCCTGGTACCAGTACTTCATCAACACGGCGGACGCGGACGTGGTCTCCTACCTGCGCTGGTTCACCTTCCTGTCGGCCGAAGAGCTGGCAGAACTCGACGCTGCCACCGCCGATCGCCCGCACGAGCGGGCTGCACAGCGACGCCTCGCCCGAGAGCTCACCGATCTCGTCCACGGTGAAGCCGCGACCGCTGCCGTCGAACACGCCAGTCAGGCGTTGTTCGGGCGCGGCGAGCTGGCGGCACTCGACGAAGCAACACTCTCCGCGGCGTTGCGCGAGGCAGCCGTGGCCGAGTTGGCGCCCGGGGGAGCGGACTCGATCACCGACCTACTGGTCGCCACCGGACTGTCCGCCAGCAAGGGCGCCGCACGTCGAACGATCGCCGAGGGTGGGGTGTCGGTCAACAACGTGAAGATCACCACAGATGAGTGGGTCCCGCAGCCGTCGGACTTCTTCCACGGTAAGTGGCTGGTGCTTCGCCGCGGGAAGCGGAATATCGCCGGCGTCGAGCTCGTTGGATGA
- a CDS encoding HAD-IIA family hydrolase — protein MKTLAQQHDCLLLDLDGTVFRGHEPTPGAVDTLASVDPRILFVTNNASRGAVQVAEHLCELGFTAAPDDVVTSAQSAARLLAEQLPRGAKVLIVGTEALAAEVTSVGLTPVRQWSDTPVAVVQGHSPQTGWNELAEAALAIRSGSLWVAANVDKTLPSERGLLPGNGSMVAALQTATDTEPQVAGKPSPVLMVDALARGDFHTPLVVGDRLDTDIEGAIAAGLPSLMVLCGVNSAEDAIWAVPQQRPVYLAEDLRGLTDDADRLRIGPQAGWRADIDGTDVTVWATGADPGDDLSVVRAIAAAVWSADSGKRPSRIRAGDDTARLALERWSLAAVRID, from the coding sequence GTGAAAACCCTTGCACAGCAGCATGATTGCCTGCTGCTTGACCTCGATGGCACGGTGTTTCGTGGGCATGAGCCGACACCGGGCGCCGTCGACACACTCGCATCTGTCGACCCTCGGATCCTGTTCGTCACCAACAACGCGTCCCGCGGTGCCGTGCAGGTCGCTGAGCATCTGTGCGAACTGGGGTTCACCGCCGCCCCCGACGATGTCGTCACCAGCGCGCAGAGCGCCGCCCGACTTCTCGCCGAGCAGCTGCCCCGGGGCGCGAAGGTTCTCATCGTCGGGACCGAGGCGCTGGCCGCCGAGGTCACCAGTGTCGGTCTGACCCCTGTCAGGCAGTGGTCCGATACTCCCGTCGCCGTGGTGCAGGGTCACTCGCCACAGACCGGTTGGAACGAACTGGCCGAGGCGGCGCTGGCCATCCGGTCGGGGTCCCTGTGGGTCGCCGCCAACGTGGACAAGACGCTTCCCTCGGAGCGGGGTCTGCTGCCCGGCAACGGCTCGATGGTCGCGGCGCTGCAAACCGCCACCGACACCGAACCGCAGGTCGCGGGCAAGCCGTCGCCGGTTTTGATGGTGGACGCGTTGGCGCGGGGTGATTTTCACACGCCGCTGGTCGTCGGCGATCGCCTGGACACCGACATCGAGGGAGCGATCGCCGCCGGGCTGCCGAGCCTGATGGTGCTGTGCGGGGTGAACTCCGCTGAGGACGCGATCTGGGCGGTCCCGCAGCAGCGACCTGTCTATCTCGCCGAAGACCTCCGCGGCCTCACTGACGACGCGGACAGGCTGAGGATCGGACCGCAGGCCGGGTGGCGTGCCGACATCGACGGGACCGACGTGACGGTGTGGGCCACCGGAGCAGACCCCGGTGACGACCTGTCGGTGGTGCGGGCGATCGCCGCAGCGGTGTGGTCGGCTGACTCCGGGAAACGGCCCTCACGTATCAGGGCGGGTGACGACACGGCCCGGCTGGCCCTCGAGCGCTGGTCGCTGGCCGCGGTGCGCATCGACTAG
- a CDS encoding TetR family transcriptional regulator yields MTTKPDRKRPGRPPGPSDTRDRILASARELFARNGIGNTSIRSIAADAGVDPALVHHYFGTKTQLFAAAIHIPVDPMAIIGPLREVPVDQIGRVLPSLLLPLWDSEAGKGFIATLRSILAGGTEVSLFRSFLQDVIVAEVGSRVDDPPGSGRIRVQYVASQLIGVVMARYILELEPFHSLPVEQIVDTVAPNLQRYLTGDLPHLA; encoded by the coding sequence GTGACGACCAAGCCGGACCGCAAGCGCCCCGGGCGGCCTCCCGGACCGTCGGACACCCGGGACCGAATCCTGGCGAGCGCCCGGGAACTGTTCGCGCGCAACGGAATCGGCAACACCTCGATCCGGTCGATCGCCGCCGACGCGGGTGTCGACCCCGCCCTGGTGCACCACTACTTCGGAACCAAGACCCAGTTGTTCGCGGCGGCGATTCACATCCCCGTCGACCCCATGGCGATCATCGGCCCGCTGCGCGAGGTCCCGGTCGACCAGATCGGCCGCGTGCTGCCGTCGCTGCTGTTGCCGCTGTGGGATTCCGAGGCGGGAAAGGGATTCATCGCCACGCTTCGGTCGATCCTGGCCGGCGGCACCGAGGTGTCGCTGTTCCGGTCGTTCCTGCAGGATGTGATCGTCGCCGAGGTCGGGAGTCGCGTCGATGATCCCCCAGGGAGCGGACGGATCCGGGTGCAGTACGTGGCGTCACAGTTGATCGGCGTCGTGATGGCCCGCTACATCCTCGAGCTCGAGCCGTTCCACTCGCTGCCGGTAGAGCAGATCGTCGACACGGTGGCGCCCAATCTGCAGCGTTACCTGACAGGCGACCTACCGCACCTGGCCTAG
- a CDS encoding ABC transporter ATP-binding protein, with the protein MMTSSPDELSPTAPSAIDIRDLRVMRGGRLALDDITVQVPRGVITGLLGPSGCGKTTLMRSIVGTQIVSRGSVTVLGRPAGSSALRSRVGYVTQQPTIYPDLRVVDNVRYFAALVGGDKEDVDDAIAAVGLEDHHTALADNLSGGQRTRVSLACALVAHPELLVLDEPTVGLDPVLRADLWDRFDRLARNGTTLLVSSHVMDEAEHCADLLLMRDGQILAHSTPSRLREDTGCQSLEKAFLSIIRRDTEARTA; encoded by the coding sequence ATGATGACTTCATCGCCCGATGAATTATCGCCGACGGCGCCTTCGGCCATCGACATCAGGGATCTACGGGTAATGCGCGGCGGCCGTCTCGCCCTTGATGACATCACCGTGCAGGTTCCGCGTGGTGTCATCACCGGACTGCTCGGTCCGTCGGGTTGCGGCAAGACCACGCTGATGCGAAGCATCGTCGGCACCCAGATCGTGAGCCGCGGATCGGTGACGGTGCTGGGCCGGCCCGCCGGATCGTCGGCGCTGCGGTCCCGCGTGGGTTACGTGACCCAGCAGCCCACCATCTACCCGGACTTGAGGGTCGTCGACAACGTGCGTTACTTTGCCGCGCTGGTCGGCGGCGACAAAGAGGATGTCGACGACGCGATCGCCGCCGTCGGACTCGAAGACCATCACACGGCCCTGGCCGACAACTTGTCCGGTGGACAGCGCACCAGGGTTTCGCTGGCATGCGCTCTGGTCGCCCACCCCGAACTGCTGGTTCTCGATGAACCCACCGTCGGACTCGATCCCGTGCTGCGCGCCGACCTGTGGGACCGGTTCGATCGGCTGGCCCGCAACGGCACCACCCTGCTGGTGTCCAGCCACGTGATGGATGAAGCGGAACACTGCGCAGACCTGCTGCTCATGCGCGACGGACAGATCCTCGCCCACAGCACACCGTCCCGACTGAGAGAGGACACCGGATGTCAGTCATTGGAGAAGGCGTTTCTGTCCATCATCCGGCGAGACACCGAAGCAAGAACGGCCTGA
- a CDS encoding Trm112 family protein, with product MALDGTLLAILVCPEDRGPLLLVDGHLYNPRLRRKYRIDDGIPVLLIDEAVSVDDDEHERLLAASQS from the coding sequence ATGGCATTGGACGGCACGCTGCTCGCCATCCTGGTCTGTCCCGAGGATCGGGGTCCGCTGCTCCTCGTTGACGGTCATCTCTACAACCCGCGCCTGCGCCGCAAGTACCGTATCGACGACGGCATCCCGGTCCTGCTCATCGACGAGGCGGTTTCGGTCGATGACGACGAACATGAGCGGCTGTTGGCCGCGAGTCAGTCCTAG
- a CDS encoding tetratricopeptide repeat protein: protein MPQDTQGGRGERHPRRGSSAGGQRPGRDQRQAPRTSGPQRARRAQPRPDADDGRDAGPSIPSSIEAKQLAPEIRGELTTLDRSTADTVARHLVAAGELLDDDPEAALAHARAARARASRIAAVREAVGIAAYQCGDWAQALAELRAARRMGSRSPLLALIADCERGIGRPERAIELARGPDAAQLSGDDADELRIVVAGARSDLGQHEQALAVLSAPQLDPERTGQTAARLFYVYAETLLALDRGPEALKWFLNAARADVEGVTDAEERITELS, encoded by the coding sequence GTGCCGCAGGATACTCAGGGCGGCCGCGGCGAACGCCATCCGCGGCGAGGTTCGTCCGCCGGCGGTCAGCGGCCCGGCCGGGATCAACGCCAAGCGCCGCGCACCTCCGGACCACAGCGAGCGCGTCGCGCTCAGCCGAGGCCGGACGCCGACGATGGGCGCGACGCCGGCCCGTCGATACCTTCCAGCATCGAAGCCAAGCAGCTTGCACCGGAGATCCGTGGCGAGCTCACCACGCTGGATCGCAGCACCGCTGACACTGTCGCTCGCCATCTGGTCGCCGCCGGTGAGCTGCTCGACGACGACCCCGAAGCCGCGCTCGCTCATGCCCGCGCCGCTCGAGCCCGGGCCAGCAGGATTGCCGCGGTCCGCGAAGCCGTCGGCATCGCGGCGTATCAGTGCGGCGACTGGGCCCAGGCGCTGGCCGAATTGCGTGCCGCACGCAGGATGGGGAGTCGCTCACCTCTGCTTGCCCTGATCGCCGACTGTGAGCGGGGCATAGGTCGTCCCGAGCGGGCCATCGAACTTGCCCGCGGTCCAGATGCCGCCCAGCTCAGCGGCGACGACGCCGACGAACTTCGCATCGTCGTCGCGGGCGCCCGCAGCGATCTCGGCCAGCATGAGCAGGCCCTGGCAGTCCTGTCCGCACCTCAACTCGATCCGGAACGGACCGGCCAGACTGCGGCGCGGCTCTTCTATGTGTACGCCGAGACGCTGCTGGCTCTGGACCGAGGCCCGGAGGCGTTGAAATGGTTCCTCAACGCCGCGCGTGCCGACGTCGAGGGTGTCACCGATGCCGAAGAGCGGATCACGGAGCTGTCCTGA
- a CDS encoding TlyA family RNA methyltransferase encodes MTRRARVDAELVRRGLARSRQQAAELIGAGRVSVDGMPAAKPATAISVGANVTVVDVGEHSWVSRGAHKLIGALDALDVAVEGRRCLDAGASTGGFTEVLLHRKARQVVAVDVGYGQLAWPLRNDQRVTVMERTNVRDLTADTIGGPVDLVVADLSFISLATVLPALTACASQGADIVPMVKPQFEVGKDRVGAGGVVSDPALRADAVLSVARRAATLRWQTVAVTASPLPGPAGNVEYFLHLRADTDRPLVADALDDAVRRAVEEGPQ; translated from the coding sequence GTGACGCGGCGCGCTCGTGTGGACGCCGAGCTGGTGCGACGGGGGCTCGCCCGGTCCCGGCAACAGGCTGCTGAGCTGATCGGTGCCGGGCGTGTCAGCGTCGACGGAATGCCCGCGGCCAAGCCGGCGACCGCCATTTCCGTGGGGGCCAATGTCACTGTCGTCGACGTCGGTGAGCACTCCTGGGTGTCGCGAGGGGCGCACAAACTGATCGGCGCCCTCGACGCCTTGGATGTCGCTGTCGAGGGGCGGCGCTGCCTGGACGCGGGGGCCTCGACGGGGGGGTTCACCGAGGTGCTGCTGCACCGCAAGGCCCGCCAGGTCGTCGCCGTCGACGTCGGATACGGGCAGCTCGCCTGGCCGCTGCGCAATGACCAGAGAGTGACGGTCATGGAGCGCACCAACGTTCGCGACCTCACGGCCGACACCATCGGCGGACCGGTGGACCTCGTCGTCGCCGACCTGTCGTTCATCTCGTTGGCGACGGTGTTACCCGCGCTGACTGCGTGCGCCTCGCAGGGCGCCGATATCGTTCCCATGGTGAAGCCACAGTTCGAGGTCGGCAAGGACCGTGTGGGCGCAGGCGGCGTCGTGTCGGACCCGGCACTGCGCGCTGATGCGGTGCTCTCGGTGGCGCGTCGGGCGGCCACCCTGCGCTGGCAGACCGTTGCGGTCACCGCGAGCCCGCTGCCCGGCCCGGCCGGCAACGTCGAGTACTTCCTGCATCTGCGCGCCGACACCGACCGCCCACTGGTGGCGGATGCGCTCGACGACGCAGTTCGGCGGGCCGTCGAGGAAGGTCCGCAGTGA
- a CDS encoding NAD kinase — protein sequence MTDERTILLVVHTGREEATEVARRVEKVLGDNGIALRVLSAEAVDRGPVHLAPDDMRALGVEIEVVDADPLAAQGCELVLVLGGDGTFLRAADLARNVEIPVLGVNLGRIGFLAEAEADSIDTVLEHVIKRTYVVEERMTLDVAVRAGGELLDRGWALNEASLEKGPRLGVLGVVLEVDGRPVSAFGCDGVLVSTPTGSTAYAFSAGGPVLWPDLEAILVVPNNAHALFARPMVTSPAASIAIEIEAGGHDALVFCDGRREMVLPAGGRLEVTRCGTPLKWARLDSAPFTDRLVRKFRLPVTGWRGQ from the coding sequence GTGACCGACGAACGCACCATCCTGCTTGTCGTGCACACCGGACGCGAGGAGGCCACCGAAGTCGCACGCCGGGTCGAGAAAGTGCTCGGTGACAACGGGATTGCGCTGCGGGTGCTCTCCGCCGAAGCTGTCGACCGCGGGCCGGTCCATCTGGCTCCCGACGACATGCGGGCGCTCGGTGTGGAGATCGAAGTCGTCGACGCCGACCCGCTCGCCGCGCAGGGATGTGAGCTCGTGCTGGTCCTCGGGGGCGATGGGACCTTTCTGCGGGCTGCCGACCTCGCCCGCAACGTCGAGATCCCGGTTCTCGGTGTCAATCTGGGCCGGATCGGGTTTCTTGCCGAGGCCGAAGCGGACTCGATCGACACGGTGCTCGAGCACGTCATCAAGCGCACCTACGTCGTCGAGGAACGGATGACGCTGGACGTGGCGGTCCGCGCCGGCGGAGAACTCCTGGACCGCGGGTGGGCGCTCAACGAGGCCAGCCTGGAGAAGGGCCCGCGACTGGGGGTGCTGGGTGTCGTCCTCGAAGTCGACGGACGGCCGGTGTCGGCTTTCGGATGCGACGGCGTGTTGGTGTCGACTCCGACAGGGTCGACGGCCTATGCGTTCTCCGCGGGTGGACCGGTGTTGTGGCCGGACCTGGAAGCGATCCTGGTGGTGCCCAACAATGCCCATGCGCTCTTCGCCCGTCCCATGGTGACCAGTCCCGCGGCGTCGATCGCGATCGAGATCGAGGCGGGCGGCCACGACGCCCTGGTGTTCTGTGACGGACGGCGCGAGATGGTGCTGCCCGCCGGTGGCCGGCTCGAGGTGACTCGCTGCGGTACGCCCTTGAAGTGGGCGCGTCTGGACAGTGCGCCGTTCACCGATCGGTTGGTGCGCAAGTTCCGGTTGCCGGTCACGGGGTGGCGCGGGCAGTAG
- a CDS encoding ABC transporter permease yields the protein MSVIGEGVSVHHPARHRSKNGLSPLSPRGYLATTTRILRQLAGDHRSVAMILVVPSLIITLMYFMFVDVPQRPGAPSPFNNACLIMLGVFPLIVMFLITSITMQRERVSGTLERILTTPLRRFDLLAAYGTAFSIAAAAQATLACVVAFWFLGLDTAGSPVWVFLIAIVNAVLGVGLGLLCSAFARTEFQAVQFMPLVIAPQLLLCGIIVPRALLPDWLQWISNALPASYALEALQEVAAHPELTPTAVRDIVVVIGFAVLALGLAAATLRRRTP from the coding sequence ATGTCAGTCATTGGAGAAGGCGTTTCTGTCCATCATCCGGCGAGACACCGAAGCAAGAACGGCCTGAGCCCTCTCAGCCCCCGGGGCTACCTGGCCACGACCACCCGGATTCTGCGCCAGCTCGCCGGCGATCACCGAAGTGTCGCGATGATCCTGGTGGTTCCCAGTCTGATCATCACGTTGATGTACTTCATGTTTGTCGATGTGCCGCAACGCCCCGGGGCTCCGTCGCCGTTCAACAACGCCTGCCTGATCATGCTCGGTGTCTTTCCGTTGATCGTGATGTTCCTGATCACGTCGATCACCATGCAACGCGAACGAGTCTCCGGAACCCTCGAGCGAATTCTGACGACGCCACTGCGTCGGTTCGACCTGCTGGCCGCCTACGGCACCGCCTTCTCGATCGCCGCCGCCGCGCAGGCCACTCTCGCGTGTGTGGTGGCGTTCTGGTTTCTCGGGCTCGACACCGCGGGCAGTCCGGTGTGGGTGTTCCTCATCGCGATCGTCAACGCCGTCCTCGGTGTCGGACTCGGCCTGTTGTGCAGTGCATTCGCGCGCACCGAGTTCCAGGCGGTGCAGTTCATGCCGCTGGTCATCGCACCCCAGTTGCTGCTGTGCGGCATCATCGTTCCCCGCGCGCTGCTCCCCGACTGGCTGCAGTGGATCAGCAACGCACTGCCTGCCAGCTACGCTCTCGAAGCGCTGCAAGAGGTGGCGGCACACCCCGAGCTGACGCCGACCGCAGTGCGCGACATCGTGGTGGTCATCGGGTTCGCCGTGCTGGCGCTCGGCCTGGCCGCGGCGACCCTGAGGCGAAGGACACCCTAG
- the recN gene encoding DNA repair protein RecN, which translates to MLAEIRIESLGAISAATAEFDGGLTVLTGETGAGKTMVVTGLHLLGGARADPTKVRTGADRAVVEGRFVTAELGDSVATRVDEILDSSGAERDDDDSVIAARSVSRDGPSRAYLGGRSVPAKSLSGFTNELLTLHGQNDQLRLMRPDQQRIALDRFADVAKQLRRYRTLRDEWLEARGDLEDRRRRARELTQEADRLNFALDEIDAVAPQPGEDDSLVDDIRRMSELDSLREAVQSARASLSGALDDGSSADEFSAANALSQARSALEGTDDVGLKSLAEQLGGALAVLVDVSGELTHFLSELPSDTSALETKLARQAELRTLTRKYAADIDGVLEWARESRERLAQLDVSEGTLAELERRVDALQADVVDAAQALTKVRVKAAKGLAKAVTAELSGLAMAGAEFTIAVGPLEARADDNAPLTLPSGTVVHAGRDGVDAVDFGFAAHRGTDILPLNKSASGGELSRVMLALEVVLAASTEGTTMVFDEVDAGVGGRAAVQIGRRLARLARTHQVIVVTHLPQVAAYADVHLMVDSGADNRGGRMKSSGVHRLDDDSRVAELARMLAGLGESDSGRAHARELLDAARGDREQAS; encoded by the coding sequence GTGCTAGCTGAGATTCGTATCGAGTCGCTGGGTGCCATCAGCGCCGCGACGGCCGAGTTCGACGGTGGCCTGACCGTGCTCACCGGTGAGACCGGCGCGGGGAAGACGATGGTCGTCACCGGCCTGCACCTTCTCGGGGGCGCCCGGGCGGACCCGACGAAGGTGCGCACCGGAGCCGATCGGGCCGTCGTCGAAGGCCGTTTCGTGACTGCCGAGCTCGGCGACTCGGTGGCCACCAGGGTCGACGAGATCCTGGATTCGTCGGGTGCCGAACGCGACGACGACGACAGCGTCATCGCAGCGCGCTCGGTCAGCCGCGACGGACCGTCGAGGGCGTACCTGGGCGGCCGCAGCGTACCGGCCAAGTCGCTCAGCGGGTTCACCAACGAGCTGCTGACGCTGCACGGACAGAACGACCAACTGCGGCTGATGCGACCCGACCAGCAGCGCATCGCACTGGACCGCTTCGCCGATGTCGCCAAGCAACTGCGGCGGTACCGCACGCTTCGTGACGAGTGGCTGGAAGCCAGAGGCGACCTCGAGGACCGGCGCCGCCGCGCCCGCGAGCTGACCCAGGAGGCCGACCGGCTCAACTTCGCCCTCGATGAGATCGATGCGGTGGCCCCGCAGCCCGGCGAGGACGACAGCCTCGTCGACGACATCCGGCGAATGTCAGAACTCGACTCGTTGCGCGAGGCGGTGCAGTCGGCGCGCGCCTCCCTGTCCGGTGCCCTGGACGACGGCAGCTCGGCAGACGAGTTCTCCGCCGCGAATGCCCTCAGCCAGGCGCGCTCGGCACTGGAGGGCACCGACGACGTCGGCCTCAAGTCGCTGGCAGAGCAGCTGGGTGGGGCGCTGGCGGTGCTGGTCGACGTCTCCGGCGAGCTGACCCATTTTCTTTCCGAACTACCGAGTGACACAAGTGCTTTGGAGACGAAGCTGGCCCGCCAGGCCGAGCTGCGGACGTTGACCCGCAAGTACGCCGCCGACATCGACGGAGTGCTGGAGTGGGCGCGCGAGTCACGGGAGCGGCTGGCTCAGCTCGACGTCTCCGAAGGCACCCTGGCCGAGTTGGAGCGACGCGTCGACGCGCTGCAGGCCGACGTCGTCGACGCCGCGCAGGCGCTGACCAAGGTCCGGGTCAAGGCGGCCAAGGGATTGGCCAAAGCGGTGACCGCCGAACTGTCCGGGCTGGCGATGGCCGGGGCGGAGTTCACCATCGCGGTGGGCCCACTGGAGGCGCGCGCCGACGACAATGCCCCGCTGACACTGCCGTCGGGGACCGTGGTGCACGCCGGTCGCGACGGAGTGGACGCGGTCGACTTCGGATTCGCGGCACATCGTGGCACCGACATCCTGCCGCTGAACAAGAGCGCCTCCGGTGGTGAACTCTCACGGGTGATGTTGGCGCTCGAGGTGGTGCTCGCCGCGTCGACCGAAGGCACCACGATGGTGTTCGACGAGGTCGATGCCGGCGTGGGTGGCCGCGCGGCCGTCCAGATCGGTAGGCGACTGGCACGCCTGGCCCGTACTCACCAGGTCATCGTCGTCACGCACCTGCCCCAGGTGGCGGCGTACGCCGACGTGCACCTGATGGTCGACAGCGGAGCCGACAACCGTGGTGGACGGATGAAATCCAGCGGTGTGCACCGTCTCGACGACGACAGCCGGGTTGCCGAGTTGGCGCGGATGCTGGCGGGGCTGGGGGAGTCCGACAGCGGCCGGGCACACGCCCGCGAACTCCTCGATGCTGCCCGGGGGGACCGCGAACAGGCCTCCTGA
- a CDS encoding DNA-3-methyladenine glycosylase, producing the protein MLREAERLATDPLACAQLLLGSVLTGREVSALIVEVEAYGGPADGPWPDTASHSFRGPGSRNSVMFGPAGLLYTYRSHGIHVCANVVCATDGVAGAVLLRAAVIEGGSERARARRGELVRQQALARGPGNLCSALGITMSDNGIDLFAPDSPVRLALGAGQVGVTGPRVGVSKAADRPWRMWLPGHPEVSSYRRSPRAPAPGDSD; encoded by the coding sequence ATGCTCCGAGAAGCCGAGCGGCTGGCGACCGACCCGCTGGCCTGCGCTCAGTTGCTGCTGGGTTCCGTGCTGACAGGTCGCGAAGTCAGTGCGCTGATCGTCGAGGTGGAGGCTTACGGCGGGCCCGCCGACGGGCCGTGGCCCGACACCGCATCCCATTCCTTCCGCGGCCCGGGTTCGCGGAACTCGGTGATGTTCGGGCCGGCCGGGCTGCTCTACACCTACCGCAGCCACGGTATTCACGTCTGCGCGAACGTCGTGTGCGCGACAGACGGGGTGGCCGGCGCGGTGCTGCTCCGGGCTGCGGTGATCGAGGGCGGTTCCGAGAGGGCCCGCGCCCGGCGAGGTGAGCTGGTCAGACAGCAGGCGTTGGCGCGCGGGCCCGGAAATCTCTGCTCGGCGCTGGGGATCACCATGAGCGATAACGGAATCGATCTCTTCGCCCCGGACTCTCCGGTGCGGCTTGCCCTGGGAGCCGGCCAGGTCGGCGTGACCGGACCGAGAGTGGGTGTCAGCAAGGCCGCCGATCGTCCCTGGCGGATGTGGCTGCCCGGCCACCCCGAGGTGTCGTCCTACCGACGGAGCCCGCGGGCACCGGCTCCCGGCGACAGCGACTAG